The following coding sequences lie in one Phalacrocorax aristotelis chromosome 4, bGulAri2.1, whole genome shotgun sequence genomic window:
- the RFC1 gene encoding replication factor C subunit 1: MDIRKFFGVIPPGKQQKHETVKKSEKIKNGEEPSSGKKKGKEAKVGNSPSEDDSRPKRMNKKKRIIYDSDSEEEVQSVKKSKKTPEKKAATSKLGKVRKQDPVVYISETDEEDDFVNKRISLKPKENGTSAIGYPGTTTVIKEDVKPRAKSKPLSPVKQTPTSALDYFGTSSVQRSEKKLVASKRKEPSQNRDSTLDDEAIARQLQLEEDSELERQLHEDEEFARTLAMLDETPQKKKARKDSGGEQIVLSTKSSPNVTKRYKQLEGGEATNSTGEAKSYTAKQQTKSERSKGSRLSPQSSDGKIARELTGKTTPLKPSSKLVSLKQKEETAEKERGSASKEKTTSGKEEKTTPKKEKISPKKAESVSPEDSEKKRINYQAYRSFLNREGPKALGSKEIPQGAENCLEGLTFVITGVLECIERDDAKSLIERYGGKVTGNVSKKTNYLVMGRDCGQSKCEKASTLGTKVIDEDGLFDLIRTMPGKKSKYELAAETEAKKVESRPKRTPQKAEAGRRNFSPFKREADNKKYKSTPEKGDTVTSVKKETTAVRKLMDFKRQTVEKKEAPKPKENLVSEVNEDGTERLLWVDKYKPVSFKAIIGQQGEQSCANKLLRWLRNWHKNTLEDGQAKTNKAGGKDDGTGFKAALLSGPPGVGKTTTASLVCKELGYSYVELNASDTRSKNSLKEVVAESLNNTSIKDFCSGTSSSVSGKHVLIMDEVDGMAGNEDRGGIQELIGLIRHTKIPIICMCNDRNHPKIRSLVHYCFDLRFQRPRLEQIKGAMMSIAFKEGLKIPPPAMQEIILAANQDIRQVLHNLNMWCAKDKSLTYDEAKMDGSRAKKDIKLGPFDVVRKVFATGEEASRMSLIDKSDLFFHDYSLAPLFVQENYIHVKPAAAGGNLKKHLVLLSRAADSICDGDIVDKQIRSKQNWNLLPTQAVYASVLPGELMRGHMSQFPVFPTWLGKFSSTGKHDRIIQELAMHMSLRTQACKRTVNMEYLSYLRDALVQPLKEFGADGVQEAITFMDSYCLMKEDIENIMEISTWGGKPSPFSKLDPKVKAAFTRAYNKEAHLTPYSLNSAKTSKRQSGSVVTLELNEDLNVEEIQSDEDEQDTVESDAMIKQKKVKSSKPPKREKNEETTKKEGKRKEKTRQ; the protein is encoded by the exons ATG GATATCCGGAAATTCTTTGGTGTTATACCTCCtggaaagcaacaaaaacatgAGACTgtgaaaaagagtgaaaaaatcAAAAATGGTGAAGAACCTtcaagtggaaagaaaaagggaaaggaggctAAG GTGGGTAATTCACCCAGTGAAGATGATTCCAGACCAAAGCGgatgaacaagaaaaaaagaataatatacGATTCAG ATTCAGAAGAGGAGGTGCAGTCAGTGAAAAAATCCAAGAAGACACCTGAGAAAAAAGCAGCTACTTCAAAACTTGGTAAAGTTCGAAAGCAGGATCCTGTTGTTTATATTTCAGAGACAG ATGAAGAAGATGACTTTGTCAATAAAAGAATTTCTCTGAAACCAAAGGAGAATGGGACATCAGCAATCGGTTATCCAGGAACAACTACAGTGATAAAAGAAGATGTAAAACCACGAGCTAAAAGCAAACCGTTATCTCCAGTGAAACAGACTCCCACCTCAGCACTTGACTACTTTGGGACAAGTAGTGTCCAGCGATCAGAAAAGAAACTGGTagcaagcaaaaggaaagaa CCTTCACAAAACAGAGACAGCACACTAGATGATGAGGCCATTGCTAGGCAACTGCAGCTTGAAGAAGATTCAGAG CTGGAGAGACAGCTGCATGAAGATGAAGAATTTGCTAGAACGTTGGCCATGTTGGATGAAacaccacagaagaaaaag GCTCGGAAAGATTCAGGAGGAGAGCAAATAGTACTGAGCACCAAGAGCAGTCCTAACGTGACAAAAAGATATAAGCAGTTGGAAGGAG GGGAAGCAACAAACTCAACAGGTGAAGCCAAGAGTTACACTGCCAAGCAGCAAACTAAATCTGAACGTTCAAAAGGCTCTCGTTTATCCCCACAATCATCTGATGGTAAAATAGCAAGAGAGTTGACAGGTAAGACCACGCCGTTGAAACCCAGCTCTAAGCTTGTGtctctgaaacaaaaagaagagactgctgaaaaggagagaggttcagcatcaaaagaaaaaactacttcagggaaagaagagaagacaacaccaaagaaggagaaaatttcTCCCAAGAAGGCTGAG TCTGTAAGTCCTGAGGACTCTGAAAAGAAACGAATTAATTACCAAGCCTACCGAAGCTTCCTGAATCGTGAGGGTCCAAAAGCGCTGGGTTCCAAAGAGATACCTCAG GGAGCTGAAAACTGCTTGGAGGGCCTGACATTCGTAATTACAGGCGTCCTGGAGTGTATTGAAAGAGATGATGCCAAGTCTCTGATAGAACGTTATGGAGGAAAAGTAACTGGCAATGTCAGCAAGAAGACAAACTATCTGGTTATGGGGCGAGACTGTGGCCAATCTAAATGTGAAAAG GCATCAACTTTAGGGACAAAAGTTATTGATGAGGATGGCCTGTTTGATCTTATTCGAACTATGCCAGGCAAAAAATCCAAATATGAGCTGGCAGCTGAAACAGAG GCAAAGAAAGTGGAGTCAAGACCTAAAAGGACACCACAGAAAGCTGAAGCTGGAAGAAGGAATTTTAGCCCCTTCAAAAGGGAGGctgataataaaaaatataagtCTACTCCTGAAAAAGGAGATACAGTCACATCTGTCAAGAAAGAAACCACAGCCGTTCGAAAGCTTATGGACTTTAAACGGCAGACTGTAGAGAAGAAAGAAGctccaaaaccaaaagagaacTTGGTTTCTGAGGTTAATGAAGATGGAACAGAGAGATTGCTATGGGTAGATAAATACAAGCCTGTGTCTTTTAAGGCAATAATTGGACAGCAGGGTGAGCAAAGCTGTGCCAATAAACTGCTCCGATGGCTCCGAAATTGGCACAAGAATACCTTGGAAGATGGACAAG CAAAGACCAATAAAGCTGGAGGCAAAGATGATGGTACTGGTTTTAAAGCAGCATTACTTTCTGGTCCACCTGGAGTTGGTAAAACTACTACAGCTTCTTTGGTTTGTAAG GAACTGGGGTATAGCTATGTGGAGCTGAATGCCAGTGACACTCGCAGTAAGAACAGTCTAAAGGAAGTAGTTGCTGAATCGCTTAACAACACCAGCATCAAAGACTTCTGTTCTG GCACATCCTCATCAGTTAGCGGGAAACATGTATTGATCATGGATGAAGTGGATGGTATGGCAGGCAATGAAGACAGAGGAGGGATTCAG GAGTTGATTGGTTTGATAAGACACACAAAGATACCCATCATCTGTATGTGTAACGATCGCAACCATCCTAAAATTCGTTCCTTGGTCCACTACTGTTTTGATCTCCGTTTTCAGAGACCTCGTCTAGAACAGATTAAG GGTGCCATGATGTCTATTGCGTTTAAAGAAGGTTTAAAAATTCCACCACCTGCTATGCAAGAGATAATTCTGGCAGCAAATCAGGACATCAGACAG GTTTTACATAATCTTAATATGTGGTGTGCAAAAGATAAATCATTAACTTATGATGAGGCTAAAATGGATGGCAGCAGAGCCAAAAAGGATATCAAACTG GGCCCTTTTGATGTTGTCCGGAAGGTTTTTGCTACTGGCGAGGAGGCTTCTCGTATGTCTCTTATAGACAAATCGGATCTTTTCTTCCATGATTATTCCTTAGCACCTCTCTTTGTGCAAGAGAACTACATACATGTgaaaccagctgctgctgg aggaaatCTGAAAAAACACTTGGTGCTCTTGAGTAGAGCAGCTGATAGTATATGTGATGGTGATATAGTAGACAAACAGATCCGTAGCAAGCAAAACTGGAACCTTCTTCCGACGCAG GCTGTTTATGCAAGTGTTCTCCCAGGGGAGCTGATGAGAGGTCACATGTCCCAGTTTCCTGTCTTTCCCACCTGGCTGGGGAAGTTTTCATCCACAGGCAAACATGATCGTATCATTCAAGAACTGGCGATGCACATGAGCCTCAG AACCCAGGCATGCAAGAGGACAGTAAACATGGAGTATTTGTCGTATTTGCGGGATGCGCTTGTCCAGCCCCTGAAAGAGTTTGGAGCAGACGGTGTACAGGAAGCTATAACGTTCATGGACTCTTACTGCTTGATGAAAGAAGATATTGAAAATATCATGGAAATAAGCACATGGGGAGGCAAACCCAGTCCTTTTTCAAAGCTGGATCCCAAG GTCAAAGCAGCTTTTACACGTGCCTACAACAAGGAGGCACATCTGACTCCATATTCACTTAATTCTGCCAAGACATCTAAAAGGCAGTCAGGATCTGTGGTGACCTTAGAACTGAATGAAGACTTGAATGTGGAGGAGATCCAGTCTGATGAGGATGAGCAAGATACTGTCGAAAGTGATGCAATGATTAAG